A part of Aegilops tauschii subsp. strangulata cultivar AL8/78 chromosome 2, Aet v6.0, whole genome shotgun sequence genomic DNA contains:
- the LOC120974064 gene encoding uncharacterized protein, with the protein MAYDMLHEISNQKDSWKVKVRIIRLWDAINLNNNELISLDMILLDEEGTMIHGKVMKHMVNKFRPLIQEGLVYMIANFKVMSAMNFRPVESEKVLNFLHTTKIQEIKGQKNIKIAEQIHRISELHPSYMSMQYPLLFPYGEDGFRPEIEYENKRGSKGKRKYVTMLEFYAYRIQQRLNQASTLQMSGRLFLQFLVDAATCIEQWRLNWYRTNQGKLRTELYRGLHDAIENGDTRTEQVGQRLILPSSCNDSPRNKQQNYQDAMAICRWAGYPDLFITFTCNPKWLEIQDMLDLIPGQKPEDRPDIVARVFMLKLKELMNDIKNGKCFGQTIASKFT; encoded by the exons ATGGCATACGATATGCTCCATGAGATTAGCAATCAGAAGGATTCCTGGAAAGTCAAGGTCAGAATAATTAGGCTATGGGATGCCATTAATCTCAACAACAATGAACTTATTAGCCTTGACATGATACTACTTGATGAAGAG GGTACTATGATACATGGCAAGGTAATGAAGCATATGGTTAACAAGTTCAGACCATTGATCCAAGAAGGTTTAGTCTACATGATAGCAAATTTTAAGGTTATGTCTGCAATGAATTTCCGTCCAGTTGAAAGCGAAAAGGTTCTAAATTTCTTGCACACGACAAAAATTCAAGAGATAAAAGGTCAAAAAAATATCAAAATAGCAGAACAAATACACAGGATTTCAGAGTTGCACCCAAGCTATATGTCAATGCAGTACCCCTTGCTTTTTCCATATGGAGAAGATGGTTTCAGACCAGAAATAGAGTATGAAAATAAAAGAGGCAGCAAAGGTAAAAGAAAGTATGTAACAATGCTGGAGTTTTATGCGTATCGCATACAACAACGTCTGAACCAAGCTTCAACATTGCAAATGAGTGGACGTTTGTTCCTGCAGTTCTTAGTTGATGCAGCAACGTGCATTGAACAGTGGAGACTAAATTGGTACAGGACAAACCAAGGTAAGTTGAGGACAGAACTGTACAGAGGACTGCATGATGCAATAGAAAATGGAGATACACGAACCGAACAAGTTGGACAAAGACTCATACTACCCTCATCATGTAATGACAGTCCAAGAAATAAGCAGCAAAACTACCAAGATGCCATGGCGATTTGTCGTTGGGCTGGCTATCCTGATCTCTTCATTACTTTTACATGCAATCCAAAATGGCTGGAAATACAAGATATGTTGGATCTGATTCCAGGCCAGAAACCTGAAGATCGTCCAGATATCGTTGCCAGAGTATTCATGTTAAAACTGAAGGAACTTATGAATGACATAAAGAACGGAAAGTGTTTTGGACAAACAATTGCAAGTAAGTTTACCTAA